The Coffea arabica cultivar ET-39 chromosome 8e, Coffea Arabica ET-39 HiFi, whole genome shotgun sequence genome window below encodes:
- the LOC113703579 gene encoding anthocyanidin 3-O-glucosyltransferase 2-like → MKKTELLFIPGPGMGHLASAVEFGKLLINRDEHLSIVYITIDLSYNTGVDAFMESQLTDANSCIRFVNIPYQIDSSDHQEPKSKNRNVVAVELINRQKPLVRDAVLDIISKANSDREIAGIVVDMFCVGMIDVAQEFELPSYLFFTSSAGFLGLMLHVQSLHDEYNEDITHYKDSDAELLVPSFSNPVPAKVLPTTMLDKNWGSAAVVTSARRMLEVKGIIVNTFHELESYAIKSLSGQEGKIPRIYPIGPIINWNSKQDDGIMSWLDTQPSCSVVFLCFGSLGSFSCEQVKEIAVALEHSRCRFLWSLRQPPAKGEIDAPSAYANPEEVLPEGFLQRTSGVGKVIGWAPQMAVLSHPAVGGFVSHCGWNSILESLWAGAPIAAWPMYAEQQTNAFEVVAELGIAVEIKMDYRNDANMESKIIVSADEIENGIKRLMMDRNKDEIREKVKDLKEICRQAIVEEGSSYISLAHLIENFKEKM, encoded by the coding sequence atgaagaaaacagAGCTCTTGTTCATCCCTGGTCCAGGGATGGGTCATCTGGCCTCGGCTGTGGAGTTTGGGAAGCTTCTTATCAATCGAGATGAGCATCTTTCTATAGTTTACATCACCATTGACCTTTCCTATAATACTGGAGTTGATGCCTTCATGGAATCCCAATTAACAGACGCCAATTCATGCATACGATTTGTGAACATCCCTTATCAGATTGATTCATCAGATCATCAAGAACCAAAATCCAAGAACAGAAATGTTGTCGCTGTTGAGCTGATCAATCGACAGAAACCACTTGTCAGAGATGCAGTCCTTGACATAAtatctaaggccaattcggatCGAGAAATTGCAGGTATTGTAGTTGACATGTTCTGTGTAGGCATGATTGATGTGGCACAAGAATTTGAGCTGCCCAGTTACTTGTTCTTCACTTCTAGCGCTGGTTTTCTTGGACTTATGTTGCATGTTCAGTCATTACATGATGAATACAATGAAGATATCACCCACTATAAAGATTCAGATGCTGAGCTCTTGGTCCCGAGTTTCAGCAATCCAGTGCCTGCTAAGGTGTTGCCCACCACAATGCTAGACAAAAACTGGGGCTCGGCGGCTGTTGTTACTTCAGCTCGAAGGATGCTAGAAGTGAAAGGAATCATAGTTAACACGTTCCACGAGCTAGAGTCATATGCAATTAAGTCACTTTCGGGTCAAGAAGGAAAGATCCCACGAATCTACCCGATCGGACCTATAATCAACTGGAACTCTAAGCAGGATGATGGGATCATGAGCTGGTTAGACACTCAACCTTCTTGTTCTGTggtgtttttgtgttttgggaGCTTAGGAAGCTTCAGCTGTGAGCAGGTGAAGGAGATTGCAGTGGCTCTGGAGCATAGTCGGTGTCGGTTTCTGTGGTCCTTAAGGCAGCCTCCAGCAAAGGGAGAGATTGATGCTCCATCTGCATATGCAAATCCCGAGGAAGTTCTCCCTGAAGGCTTCTTGCAGAGAACTTCTGGGGTTGGAAAAGTGATTGGTTGGGCACCACAAATGGCAGTCTTATCTCACCCTGCAGTCGGAGGTTTTGTTTCTCACTGTGGTTGGAATTCTATCTTGGAGAGCTTGTGGGCTGGAGCGCCCATTGCTGCCTGGCCTATGTATGCTGAGCAACAGACAAATGCTTTTGAGGTTGTAGCGGAGCTGGGAATTGCTGTTGAAATAAAAATGGATTACAGGAACGATGCTAACATGGAGAGCAAGATAATAGTCTCAGCTGATGAGATAGAGAATGGGATAAAGAGACTTATGATGGACAGAAACAAGGATGAAATCAGAGAGAAGGTGAAGGATCTGAAAGAAATATGCAGACAGGCAATTGTGGAGGAAGGTTCATCCTACATTTCTTTGGCTCAtctaattgaaaattttaaagaaaaaatgtag